The genomic segment GGCGAGCTAAGATTCAGCAAAAAGAAGAGGGCTTTGTAGAAGTTCCTCAATCTGTTTCAAACAGCATTTCGTCGGTAGGGTCTGAATTTTTGACCCTAAAAATAGATTCTTCCGGCAAGGCTTTGCTACAAGTAAACCTTCAGTTTAGTTTGGGACAATGGAGCTAAATCCCGGCAGAAGAAAAGTGTATTTACGACCTGGAGTCACCGACTTAAGGAAATCGATTAATACGCTTGCTATCATTGTAGAAGGCAAAATGAAGAAGGACTTGTATTCGGAGAGTGTATTTCTATTCTGCAATCGCAAGAAAGA from the Leptospira inadai serovar Lyme str. 10 genome contains:
- the tnpA gene encoding IS66 family insertion sequence element accessory protein TnpA, with the translated sequence MNRTNVDWQQEFEEFSKSELSRPQYCKKKGLKYSAFRYHWERRAKIQQKEEGFVEVPQSVSNSISSVGSEFLTLKIDSSGKALLQVNLQFSLGQWS
- the tnpB gene encoding IS66 family insertion sequence element accessory protein TnpB; translated protein: MELNPGRRKVYLRPGVTDLRKSINTLAIIVEGKMKKDLYSESVFLFCNRKK